In the Leptospira bourretii genome, one interval contains:
- a CDS encoding SDR family NAD(P)-dependent oxidoreductase → MSGKKVALVTGGTSGLGRAIVLEFANAGYVVGFCGRRKQEGEETLALLEKQGGTGMFVRCDVTQSEAVRNFVESIVTKYGSVDVAVNNAGISGVLKATADYPLDIFDSVMDVNLKGTFLSMQFELKQLLTQGKGGVIINVSSALGVRGKEKAGPYSMTKHGIIGLTKSAALEYGSAGIRVVALCPGGIQTEMDDVFYANVPNPEEVKKERMKSYALGRMATPEEVAKTCVWLSTDGAAFITGAVIPVDGGKTAR, encoded by the coding sequence ATGAGTGGAAAAAAAGTAGCACTAGTGACTGGCGGCACTTCTGGTCTTGGGAGAGCAATTGTTTTAGAATTTGCAAACGCTGGTTATGTGGTTGGATTTTGCGGAAGAAGAAAACAAGAAGGTGAAGAGACGCTTGCCCTTCTTGAAAAACAAGGTGGCACGGGGATGTTTGTCCGTTGTGATGTCACACAATCGGAAGCAGTTCGTAATTTTGTTGAATCAATTGTAACTAAGTATGGTTCTGTTGATGTTGCCGTGAATAACGCAGGGATTTCTGGTGTTTTAAAAGCAACTGCTGATTATCCATTGGATATTTTTGACTCAGTAATGGATGTCAATTTGAAAGGAACTTTTCTCTCAATGCAATTCGAGTTAAAACAACTTTTGACTCAAGGAAAAGGTGGGGTCATTATCAATGTCTCTTCTGCCCTCGGTGTCAGAGGCAAAGAAAAAGCTGGTCCTTATTCAATGACAAAACACGGAATCATTGGACTGACTAAATCGGCAGCTCTGGAATATGGTTCTGCCGGAATTCGAGTGGTGGCACTTTGTCCAGGCGGGATCCAAACAGAAATGGATGATGTATTTTATGCCAATGTTCCGAACCCTGAAGAAGTAAAAAAAGAAAGAATGAAATCTTATGCATTGGGTCGAATGGCAACTCCAGAAGAAGTTGCAAAAACTTGCGTATGGTTGTCTACAGATGGAGCTGCTTTTATCACTGGAGCAGTGATACCGGTAGACGGCGGTAAAACAGCAAGATAG